Proteins encoded by one window of Venturia canescens isolate UGA chromosome 2, ASM1945775v1, whole genome shotgun sequence:
- the LOC122407030 gene encoding WW domain-binding protein 4 isoform X1, whose product MYRELTPARGPHCFVYLYTKSGSYITECILQQCDKRSSSRTAYASIRADYWKSQGRKFCDFCKCWIADNKPSIEFHEGGKKHKENVGKRLKEIHKNSAKQAKQTRKFEDDLKKMESAAMAAYLKDVESNNVDLTAEKIMREKLNTSEKTESPENPNRMPSASPDTVPRFNKNRNYRDNPSDVDYCDPYAQAKRNHQEAKLASQGVLTACSASENKTQSKSNKASRDKRKGKRPQEDQPANRTLLQKLWYEARTSEGYTYYWHIETNESVWEVPAEGFMSIAEQEEEAKEQAIQQQFLEQIDKESSEEKAQLMEERRANAERERLREIRKRRNEARKKDELGEVKKEIKEEIPDETMGDDFDSEYEEKIPYRRDYSVPEKPDPYGPWQTVQVINQKPVVDLQLPKKKAPLVVPLLHNPDSAPSKRIFTEKVVTQLSDGDSDSEKVPTTFKKRKFGMKNVRKRMTDD is encoded by the exons GGCTGACTACTGGAAGTCCCAGGGCCGAAAGTTTTGTGACTTTTGCAAGTGTTGGATCGCCGACAACAAGCCAAGCATCGAGTTCCACGAGGGTGGCAAGAAACACAAGGAAAATGTCGGCAAAAGGCTCAAGGAGATCCACAAGAACAGCGCTAAACAGGCCAAGCAAACTCGTAAATTTGAGGATGATCTCAAAAAGATGGAAAGC GCTGCAATGGCCGCTTATCTCAAAGACGTTGAGAGCAATAACGTCGATCTCACGGCGGAAAAAATAATGCGCGAAAAATTAAACACTTCCGAGAAAACAGAG TCACCAGAGAATCCCAATCGAATGCCTTCAGCTTCACCGGATACCGTACCGAGGttcaataaaaaccgaaattaTCGTGAC AATCCCTCGGATGTAGATTATTGTGATCCTTACGCCCAGGCGAAACGAAATCATCAAGAGGCCAAGCTGGCGTCTCAAGGTGTTCTTACAGCGTGCAGCGCTAGCGAAAACAAGACTCAGAGCAAGAGCAATAAAGCGTCCCGTGATAAGCGAAAAGGAAAGCGGCCACAAGAGGACCAACCTGCCAACAGAACACTCTTGCAAAAATTGTGGTACGAAGCTCGGACTTCCGAAGGATACACGTATTACTGGCACATAGAAACCAACG AATCCGTTTGGGAAGTGCCAGCCGAAGGTTTCATGTCGATTGCTGAACAAGAGGAGGAAGCCAAAGAACAGGCGATACAGCAGCAATTTTTGGAGCAAATTGATAAAGAAAGCTCTGAGGAAAAAGCTCAACTGATGGAAGAACGAAGAGCGAATGCCGAACGCGAGCGACTCAGGGAAataagaaaacgaagaaatgaggcgagaaaaaaagatgagCTGGGAGAAgtcaaaaaagagataaaagaaGAAATCCCTGATGAAACTATGGGAGATGACTTCGACTCGGAATATGAGGAAAAGATTCCTTACAGAAGAGATTACAGCGTTCCGGAAAAACCGGATCCATATGGACCTTGGCAGACGGTTCAAGTGAT AAACCAGAAACCCGTCGTCGATCTTCAATTACCCAAGAAAAAGGCCCCGTTGGTAGTTCCGCTTCTGCACAACCCAGATTCGGCACCttcaaaaagaatttttacaGAAAAAGTCGTCACACAATTGTCGGATGGTGATAGTGACAGTGAAAAAGTACCGACGACCTTCAAAAAACGGAAATTTGGCATGAAGAATGTTCGCAAAAGAATGACCGACGATTGA
- the LOC122407029 gene encoding negative elongation factor A, producing MANVRDSDTSLWLHNKLGTSNDSWTGSSICSQLNAEVLRNIKDCFPDLQTQVKLKLLLSFFHIPRRNVEEWRAELEEIIEVASLDSELWVSMLSEAMKTFPSTGSLNTDITDLDEHRPIFGDLVNDLRKLLKKQNDPAMLPLECHYLNKTALTSVVGQQPAPTKHFTLKRKPKSAALRAELLQKSIDAASNLKKNTTPTVPVRSRGMPRKMTDTTPLKGIPSRVPTSGFRSPALTPSSLATRTPISSRIRKDGGIKLLDINEQPLGYAQAKKRKRMMELEEQQKKVAEAQAAAAAAATATPAAAEVPTTPEYAQGLAPINPPVTTTTTGTTAATYAPASTTTPVPSVVTPQTPTTPTTPTTPSTTLPLATPAATTPVESTPVGVQTVRPSQTVTQIRIQPTAQPPNAAANTRKGLSLTREQMLEAQEMFRTANKVTRPEKALILGFMAGSRDNPCPKLGNIVTVMLSENIEDVVQPDGTTVSMLVETHFQMNYTNGEWKRIKKNRRIVTEETATTTSNTSTSTTTPTGGTPAVNATATASN from the exons ATGGCGAATGTGAGGGACAGTGATACGTCGTTGTGGCTTCATAACAAGTTAGGAACGTCGAACGACAGCTGGACAGGGAGTTCAATTTGTTCTCAACTTAATGCTGAAGTATTACGGAACATCAAGGATTGTTTTCCTGATCTTCAGACTCAAGTTAAGCTTAAATTATTACTATCGTTCTTTCACATACCTAGACGGAATGTCGAAGAG TGGCGTGCCGAATTGGAGGAGATTATCGAGGTGGCGTCTCTGGACAGCGAACTGTGGGTTTCCATGTTATCcgaagcgatgaaaacgtttccatCTACGGGTTCCCTGAACACAGATATTACTGATTTGGATGAACATAGACCAATATTTGGAGACTTGGTGAATGATTTGAGGAAACTCCTGAAGAAGCAAAATGATCCAGCCATGCTGCCTCTAGAATGCCACTATCTGAACAAAACGGCTCTCACCTCTGTTGTTGGACAACAACCTGCGCCAACGAAACATTTTACTCTCAAAAGGAAACCGAAAAGTGCCGCTCTCAGAGCTGAATTGCTGCAAAAAAGCATTGATGCTGCgagcaatttgaaaaaaaatacaactcCCACTGTTCCGGTCAGAAGCAGAGGGATGCCAAGAAAAATGACTGACACAA cgCCTTTGAAAGGGATTCCGAGCAGAGTACCGACGAGCGGATTTCGATCACCGGCGCTCACGCCTTCCTCGTTGGCAACGAGGACTCCTATTAGTAGTAGAATAAGGAAAGATGGAGGAATAAAGCTTTTGGACATAAATGAACAACCTCTCGGTTATGCGCAagctaaaaaacgaaaacgtaTGATGGAATTAGAGGAGCAACAGAAGAAGGTTGCGGAAGCTCAAGCTGCAGCAGCTGCAGCTGCTACTGCTACACCGGCCGCAGCAGAAGTTCCTACAACGCCAGAATACGCCCAAGGTCTTGCGCCAATAAATCCTCCAGTGACGACCACGACAACCGGTACAACGGCAGCGACTTATGCACCTGCGAGTACAACCACGCCGGTTCCTTCTGTCGTTACTCCGCAGActc CTACAACACCAACTACACCAACGACACCGAGTACGACTTTGCCTTTGGCAACGCCTGCTGCTACAACTCCTGTCGAAAGTACTCCAGTTGGCGTTCAAACTGTACGCCCGTCTCAAACAGTTACACAAATTCGCATACAACCGACAGCTCAACCACCGAATGCGGCTGCGAATACACGGAAAGGACTTTCTCTTACG cgaGAACAAATGCTCGAAGCGCAAGAGATGTTCCGAACAGCGAACAAAGTCACGAGGCCAGAGAAAGCCCTCATTCTTGGATTTATGGCTGGCTCAAGAG acaACCCATGTCCGAAGTTGGGCAATATCGTAACTGTGATGTTATCCGAAAATATCGAGGACGTAGTCCAACCTGATGGTACAACAGTTTCAATGTTGGTCGAGACGCATTTCCAGATGAATTACACAAACGGTGAATGGAAGAGGATAAAGAAGAATCGACGAATTGTTACCGAAGAAACGGCTACTACGACTTCGAATACAAGCACTTCGACAACGACTCCGACGGGAGGCACTCCAGCTGTGAATGCAACTGCTACGGCTTCCAATTAA
- the LOC122407030 gene encoding WW domain-binding protein 4 isoform X2 — MLDLRADYWKSQGRKFCDFCKCWIADNKPSIEFHEGGKKHKENVGKRLKEIHKNSAKQAKQTRKFEDDLKKMESAAMAAYLKDVESNNVDLTAEKIMREKLNTSEKTESPENPNRMPSASPDTVPRFNKNRNYRDNPSDVDYCDPYAQAKRNHQEAKLASQGVLTACSASENKTQSKSNKASRDKRKGKRPQEDQPANRTLLQKLWYEARTSEGYTYYWHIETNESVWEVPAEGFMSIAEQEEEAKEQAIQQQFLEQIDKESSEEKAQLMEERRANAERERLREIRKRRNEARKKDELGEVKKEIKEEIPDETMGDDFDSEYEEKIPYRRDYSVPEKPDPYGPWQTVQVINQKPVVDLQLPKKKAPLVVPLLHNPDSAPSKRIFTEKVVTQLSDGDSDSEKVPTTFKKRKFGMKNVRKRMTDD, encoded by the exons GGCTGACTACTGGAAGTCCCAGGGCCGAAAGTTTTGTGACTTTTGCAAGTGTTGGATCGCCGACAACAAGCCAAGCATCGAGTTCCACGAGGGTGGCAAGAAACACAAGGAAAATGTCGGCAAAAGGCTCAAGGAGATCCACAAGAACAGCGCTAAACAGGCCAAGCAAACTCGTAAATTTGAGGATGATCTCAAAAAGATGGAAAGC GCTGCAATGGCCGCTTATCTCAAAGACGTTGAGAGCAATAACGTCGATCTCACGGCGGAAAAAATAATGCGCGAAAAATTAAACACTTCCGAGAAAACAGAG TCACCAGAGAATCCCAATCGAATGCCTTCAGCTTCACCGGATACCGTACCGAGGttcaataaaaaccgaaattaTCGTGAC AATCCCTCGGATGTAGATTATTGTGATCCTTACGCCCAGGCGAAACGAAATCATCAAGAGGCCAAGCTGGCGTCTCAAGGTGTTCTTACAGCGTGCAGCGCTAGCGAAAACAAGACTCAGAGCAAGAGCAATAAAGCGTCCCGTGATAAGCGAAAAGGAAAGCGGCCACAAGAGGACCAACCTGCCAACAGAACACTCTTGCAAAAATTGTGGTACGAAGCTCGGACTTCCGAAGGATACACGTATTACTGGCACATAGAAACCAACG AATCCGTTTGGGAAGTGCCAGCCGAAGGTTTCATGTCGATTGCTGAACAAGAGGAGGAAGCCAAAGAACAGGCGATACAGCAGCAATTTTTGGAGCAAATTGATAAAGAAAGCTCTGAGGAAAAAGCTCAACTGATGGAAGAACGAAGAGCGAATGCCGAACGCGAGCGACTCAGGGAAataagaaaacgaagaaatgaggcgagaaaaaaagatgagCTGGGAGAAgtcaaaaaagagataaaagaaGAAATCCCTGATGAAACTATGGGAGATGACTTCGACTCGGAATATGAGGAAAAGATTCCTTACAGAAGAGATTACAGCGTTCCGGAAAAACCGGATCCATATGGACCTTGGCAGACGGTTCAAGTGAT AAACCAGAAACCCGTCGTCGATCTTCAATTACCCAAGAAAAAGGCCCCGTTGGTAGTTCCGCTTCTGCACAACCCAGATTCGGCACCttcaaaaagaatttttacaGAAAAAGTCGTCACACAATTGTCGGATGGTGATAGTGACAGTGAAAAAGTACCGACGACCTTCAAAAAACGGAAATTTGGCATGAAGAATGTTCGCAAAAGAATGACCGACGATTGA
- the LOC122407030 gene encoding WW domain-binding protein 4 isoform X3 gives MADYWKSQGRKFCDFCKCWIADNKPSIEFHEGGKKHKENVGKRLKEIHKNSAKQAKQTRKFEDDLKKMESAAMAAYLKDVESNNVDLTAEKIMREKLNTSEKTESPENPNRMPSASPDTVPRFNKNRNYRDNPSDVDYCDPYAQAKRNHQEAKLASQGVLTACSASENKTQSKSNKASRDKRKGKRPQEDQPANRTLLQKLWYEARTSEGYTYYWHIETNESVWEVPAEGFMSIAEQEEEAKEQAIQQQFLEQIDKESSEEKAQLMEERRANAERERLREIRKRRNEARKKDELGEVKKEIKEEIPDETMGDDFDSEYEEKIPYRRDYSVPEKPDPYGPWQTVQVINQKPVVDLQLPKKKAPLVVPLLHNPDSAPSKRIFTEKVVTQLSDGDSDSEKVPTTFKKRKFGMKNVRKRMTDD, from the exons GGCTGACTACTGGAAGTCCCAGGGCCGAAAGTTTTGTGACTTTTGCAAGTGTTGGATCGCCGACAACAAGCCAAGCATCGAGTTCCACGAGGGTGGCAAGAAACACAAGGAAAATGTCGGCAAAAGGCTCAAGGAGATCCACAAGAACAGCGCTAAACAGGCCAAGCAAACTCGTAAATTTGAGGATGATCTCAAAAAGATGGAAAGC GCTGCAATGGCCGCTTATCTCAAAGACGTTGAGAGCAATAACGTCGATCTCACGGCGGAAAAAATAATGCGCGAAAAATTAAACACTTCCGAGAAAACAGAG TCACCAGAGAATCCCAATCGAATGCCTTCAGCTTCACCGGATACCGTACCGAGGttcaataaaaaccgaaattaTCGTGAC AATCCCTCGGATGTAGATTATTGTGATCCTTACGCCCAGGCGAAACGAAATCATCAAGAGGCCAAGCTGGCGTCTCAAGGTGTTCTTACAGCGTGCAGCGCTAGCGAAAACAAGACTCAGAGCAAGAGCAATAAAGCGTCCCGTGATAAGCGAAAAGGAAAGCGGCCACAAGAGGACCAACCTGCCAACAGAACACTCTTGCAAAAATTGTGGTACGAAGCTCGGACTTCCGAAGGATACACGTATTACTGGCACATAGAAACCAACG AATCCGTTTGGGAAGTGCCAGCCGAAGGTTTCATGTCGATTGCTGAACAAGAGGAGGAAGCCAAAGAACAGGCGATACAGCAGCAATTTTTGGAGCAAATTGATAAAGAAAGCTCTGAGGAAAAAGCTCAACTGATGGAAGAACGAAGAGCGAATGCCGAACGCGAGCGACTCAGGGAAataagaaaacgaagaaatgaggcgagaaaaaaagatgagCTGGGAGAAgtcaaaaaagagataaaagaaGAAATCCCTGATGAAACTATGGGAGATGACTTCGACTCGGAATATGAGGAAAAGATTCCTTACAGAAGAGATTACAGCGTTCCGGAAAAACCGGATCCATATGGACCTTGGCAGACGGTTCAAGTGAT AAACCAGAAACCCGTCGTCGATCTTCAATTACCCAAGAAAAAGGCCCCGTTGGTAGTTCCGCTTCTGCACAACCCAGATTCGGCACCttcaaaaagaatttttacaGAAAAAGTCGTCACACAATTGTCGGATGGTGATAGTGACAGTGAAAAAGTACCGACGACCTTCAAAAAACGGAAATTTGGCATGAAGAATGTTCGCAAAAGAATGACCGACGATTGA